One Pseudomonas abieticivorans genomic region harbors:
- a CDS encoding nicotinamidase: MKIASFDIDAQKGFTPLCPDELPVPEGHLIAGALNHLASFAELRLGSKDAHSPQAAWVVQTQAEMLQPLELANADLTWVSHCVPGTPGFELLDTLPAPLAYDYFVWKGVEPDLHPYGACYHDLADTRSTGVIEYLRQQQVDTVLVGGLALDYCVKTTALQLRRAGFRVGVYLPACRAIADHTAAQACEQMRSEGVELYDSAAQLAAAVPQKEA; the protein is encoded by the coding sequence ATGAAAATCGCCAGCTTCGACATCGACGCGCAAAAAGGCTTCACGCCCCTGTGCCCGGACGAGTTGCCGGTGCCCGAAGGCCACCTGATCGCTGGCGCACTCAACCACTTGGCAAGCTTCGCCGAGCTGCGCCTGGGCAGCAAGGACGCCCACAGCCCGCAGGCCGCCTGGGTGGTGCAAACCCAAGCCGAGATGTTGCAGCCGCTCGAACTGGCCAACGCCGACCTGACCTGGGTCAGCCACTGCGTACCGGGCACGCCGGGCTTCGAATTGCTCGACACCCTGCCCGCGCCGTTGGCCTACGACTACTTCGTGTGGAAAGGCGTGGAGCCGGACTTACACCCTTACGGCGCCTGCTACCACGACTTGGCCGACACCCGCAGCACCGGGGTCATCGAGTACCTGCGCCAGCAGCAGGTCGACACCGTGCTGGTCGGTGGCTTGGCGCTGGACTACTGCGTGAAGACCACCGCCCTGCAACTGCGCCGCGCAGGCTTCAGGGTGGGCGTGTACTTGCCCGCCTGCCGCGCCATCGCTGACCACACAGCAGCACAAGCCTGCGAGCAGATGCGCAGTGAAGGCGTCGAACTTTATGACAGCGCCGCGCAACTGGCCGCCGCCGTGCCCCAGAAGGAGGCCTGA
- a CDS encoding NUDIX hydrolase, whose protein sequence is MNTAQVLASVDIVALRLNPQLGLELLLIRRAREPFAQQWALPGVLVNGRCADTSLDQAAGRALNEKARVRPQYLEQVATVGSATRDPRGWSLSTIYLALLGPGTVLEGGDLCFVALAQVLDGSYGLPFDHAALVAQAWERLSGKAVYTSLPLHLLAPRFTVTEALGTFQACLGQAVQHTTLRGRLERMKAQGWIKDTGEKNYPKMGRPQHLLQHCPQQGGVFVFDRSVLV, encoded by the coding sequence ATGAATACCGCACAAGTACTCGCCAGCGTCGACATTGTCGCCCTGCGCCTTAACCCCCAGTTGGGCCTGGAGCTGTTGCTGATCCGCCGCGCCCGCGAACCCTTCGCCCAGCAGTGGGCTCTGCCTGGTGTGTTGGTCAACGGTCGCTGCGCCGATACCAGCCTGGACCAGGCTGCCGGGCGCGCCCTGAATGAAAAGGCCCGGGTCCGCCCGCAATACCTGGAACAGGTGGCCACCGTGGGCAGCGCCACGCGGGACCCGCGCGGCTGGTCGCTGAGCACCATCTACCTGGCGTTGCTGGGCCCAGGCACCGTGTTGGAAGGGGGGGATTTGTGTTTCGTGGCGCTGGCGCAGGTGCTCGACGGCAGCTACGGCTTACCGTTCGACCACGCAGCCTTGGTGGCCCAGGCCTGGGAGCGGCTGTCGGGCAAGGCGGTGTACACCTCGCTGCCGCTGCATTTGCTGGCGCCGCGCTTTACCGTGACCGAGGCTTTGGGCACCTTCCAGGCGTGCCTGGGCCAGGCGGTGCAGCACACCACCTTGCGCGGGCGGCTGGAGCGGATGAAAGCGCAGGGCTGGATCAAGGATACCGGCGAAAAGAACTACCCGAAAATGGGCCGCCCGCAACACCTGCTGCAGCATTGCCCGCAGCAGGGTGGGGTGTTCGTGTTCGACCGCAGCGTGCTGGTGTAG
- the cmoB gene encoding tRNA 5-methoxyuridine(34)/uridine 5-oxyacetic acid(34) synthase CmoB, whose product MIDLAPLVRRLAGTPLAEWANGLQTQLDAKMEKGHGDLERWQAALDAIPAVMPSQIDLVNGLNLNCDCDDATREQMRTALMGLSPWRKGPFDLFGVHVDTEWRSDWKWSRVAPHLDLKGKRVLDVGCGNGYYQWRMLGAGADSVIGVDPNWLFFCQFQAVQRFLPDLPAWHLPFALEDLPANLEGFDTVFSMGVFYHRRSPIEHLLALKDCLVKGGELVLETLVIDGDVNQVLVPEDRYAQMRNVWFLPSVPALERWLRRAGFSDVQCVDVSVTSVEEQRSTDWMRYQSLSHFLDPDDHSKTIEGLPAPMRAVIKARK is encoded by the coding sequence ATGATTGATCTCGCCCCACTGGTCCGCCGCCTGGCGGGCACCCCCCTGGCCGAATGGGCCAACGGCCTGCAAACCCAGCTCGACGCCAAAATGGAAAAAGGCCACGGCGACCTGGAGCGCTGGCAGGCCGCGCTCGACGCAATCCCGGCCGTGATGCCCAGCCAGATCGACCTGGTGAACGGCCTGAACCTCAACTGCGACTGCGACGACGCCACCCGCGAGCAGATGCGCACTGCGCTGATGGGCTTGTCGCCCTGGCGCAAGGGCCCGTTCGACCTGTTCGGCGTGCACGTGGACACCGAATGGCGCTCAGACTGGAAGTGGTCGCGGGTAGCGCCGCACCTGGACCTTAAAGGCAAGCGCGTGCTGGATGTCGGCTGCGGCAATGGCTACTACCAGTGGCGCATGCTGGGTGCCGGTGCCGACAGCGTGATCGGGGTAGACCCCAACTGGCTATTCTTCTGCCAGTTCCAGGCCGTGCAACGTTTTCTACCGGACTTGCCCGCCTGGCACCTGCCATTCGCCCTGGAAGACCTGCCGGCCAACCTGGAAGGCTTTGACACCGTGTTCTCCATGGGCGTGTTCTACCACCGCCGCTCGCCCATCGAACACCTGCTGGCCTTGAAAGACTGCCTGGTGAAGGGTGGCGAACTGGTGCTGGAAACCCTGGTGATCGATGGCGACGTCAACCAGGTGCTGGTACCCGAAGACCGTTACGCGCAAATGCGCAACGTGTGGTTCCTGCCCTCAGTGCCGGCGCTGGAACGCTGGCTGCGCCGCGCCGGCTTCAGCGACGTGCAGTGCGTGGACGTCAGCGTGACCAGCGTCGAGGAGCAACGCAGCACCGACTGGATGCGCTACCAGTCCTTGAGCCACTTCCTTGACCCGGACGATCACAGCAAGACCATCGAAGGCCTGCCAGCGCCGATGCGTGCGGTGATCAAGGCTCGCAAGTAA
- the cmoA gene encoding carboxy-S-adenosyl-L-methionine synthase CmoA encodes MSKEPDRLFSQPLAQVPDFAFNEDVVRVFPDMIKRSVPGYPTIVENLGVLAAQFAQPHTTLYDLGSSLGAVTQSLRRHVRVDDCHVIAVDNSQAMVERCREYLNAQDSMFQELLPVQVIEGDILALDFKPASVVALNFTLQFIAPEQRLALLGRIRQALVPGGAMILSEKLRFNDLEEHALLTDLHIAFKRANGYSELEIAQKRSAIENVMKPDSLEEHRDRLLAAGFSKVVPWFQCLNFASLIALP; translated from the coding sequence GTGAGCAAAGAGCCCGACCGCCTATTCTCCCAGCCGCTGGCCCAGGTGCCCGACTTCGCCTTCAACGAAGACGTGGTGCGGGTGTTCCCGGACATGATCAAGCGCTCGGTGCCGGGTTACCCGACCATCGTCGAGAACCTTGGCGTGCTGGCGGCGCAGTTCGCCCAGCCGCACACCACGCTGTACGACCTGGGCAGCTCCCTAGGCGCCGTCACCCAGTCGTTGCGCCGCCATGTGCGGGTGGACGACTGCCATGTGATTGCCGTGGACAACTCCCAGGCCATGGTCGAGCGCTGCCGCGAATACCTCAATGCCCAGGACTCGATGTTCCAGGAGTTGCTGCCAGTGCAGGTCATCGAAGGCGACATCCTGGCCCTGGACTTCAAGCCCGCGTCGGTGGTGGCGCTGAACTTCACCCTGCAGTTCATCGCCCCCGAGCAGCGCCTGGCCCTGCTGGGCCGTATCCGCCAGGCCCTGGTGCCCGGCGGGGCGATGATCCTCTCGGAAAAACTGCGCTTCAACGACCTTGAAGAACACGCACTGCTCACCGACCTGCACATCGCCTTCAAACGCGCCAATGGCTACAGCGAACTGGAAATTGCCCAGAAGCGCAGCGCCATCGAGAACGTGATGAAACCCGACAGCCTGGAAGAACACCGCGACCGCCTGCTGGCGGCCGGCTTTTCCAAGGTGGTGCCCTGGTTCCAATGCCTTAACTTTGCCTCGTTGATTGCCCTGCCATGA
- a CDS encoding N-acetyltransferase, with the protein MLQESRYYNLRYQAFKAAARKIAYERVKAEPGFLKAGIDPAMVRYDAIDAEAIAASHLWGAEVVLYPWENVRGWKRKDPRGLDVSLWYGKELCGLCYATPRKSSICIKVILLEGKPNKFHPLRGVVASLAIVSIDIYARMLGCEEIEIQEPSQGAAHWYLELGFEYNAQGRLVMPVKA; encoded by the coding sequence ATGCTTCAGGAGTCGCGTTATTACAACTTGCGCTATCAAGCCTTTAAGGCGGCAGCTCGCAAAATTGCTTATGAAAGGGTAAAGGCAGAGCCTGGCTTCTTGAAGGCGGGAATCGATCCGGCGATGGTTCGTTATGATGCTATAGATGCCGAGGCCATTGCGGCTAGTCACTTATGGGGGGCAGAGGTAGTCCTATACCCTTGGGAAAACGTGCGAGGCTGGAAACGCAAGGATCCGCGAGGTTTAGATGTCTCTCTCTGGTATGGTAAGGAGCTTTGTGGTTTATGTTACGCGACCCCAAGAAAAAGCAGTATTTGTATTAAAGTTATCTTGCTGGAAGGTAAGCCAAATAAATTTCATCCACTAAGAGGTGTAGTTGCATCACTCGCCATCGTGTCGATAGATATCTATGCTCGGATGCTGGGCTGTGAAGAGATAGAAATTCAAGAACCCAGCCAAGGGGCCGCGCATTGGTATCTAGAACTTGGTTTTGAATATAATGCTCAAGGGCGCCTTGTTATGCCGGTGAAGGCGTAA
- a CDS encoding protease inhibitor I42 family protein, with protein MKPARLLVPLSLALLAACAQQAPKQNVSLAKQSDCPLALHTGQHLILTLPSNPTTGYRWKVQNPAPGILRSLGPEVYSNPEDAGLVGSAGQSVWQFQAQNAGDGHLLLVYQQPWAPEVKPVQTFDCAITVK; from the coding sequence ATGAAACCAGCCCGCCTGCTCGTCCCGCTGAGCCTTGCCCTGCTCGCCGCCTGCGCCCAACAAGCGCCCAAACAGAACGTCAGCCTGGCCAAGCAAAGCGACTGCCCCCTGGCCTTGCACACCGGCCAGCACCTGATTCTGACCCTGCCCAGCAACCCCACCACCGGCTACCGCTGGAAGGTGCAGAACCCTGCACCCGGAATTTTGCGCAGCCTGGGCCCCGAGGTTTACAGCAACCCGGAAGACGCGGGCCTGGTCGGCAGCGCCGGCCAGTCGGTGTGGCAGTTCCAGGCGCAAAACGCGGGCGATGGGCACTTGCTGCTGGTGTATCAACAGCCGTGGGCGCCGGAAGTGAAGCCGGTGCAAACCTTCGATTGTGCTATTACCGTGAAGTAA
- the lon gene encoding endopeptidase La → MSNQQDFPENPSEHLESEHIEHSTHSSTELTLPGQNLPDKVYIIPIHNRPFFPAQVLPVIVNEEPWAETLDLVAKTPHHSLALFFMETPPEDTRHFDTSNLPLYGTLVKIHHASKENGKLQFVAQGLSRVRIRTWLKHHRPPYLVEVEYPHQPSEPTDEVKAYGMALINAIKELLPLNPLYSEELKNYLNRFSPNDPSPLTDFAAALTSATGPELQQVLDCVPMLKRMEKVLPMLRKEVEVAHLQKEISAEVNRQIGEHQREFFLKEQLKVIQQELGLTKDDRSADVEQFQQRLEGKTLPAQAKKRIDEEMGKLGILETGSPEYAVTRNYLDWATALPWGVYGKDKLDLKHARKVLDQHHAGLDDIKTRILEFLAVGAYKGEIAGSIVLLVGPPGVGKTSVGKSIAQSLGRPFYRFSVGGMRDEAEIKGHRRTYIGAQPGKLVQALKDVEVMNPVIMLDEIDKMGQSFQGDPASALLETLDPEQNVDFLDHYLDLRLDLSKVLFVCTANTLDSIPGPLLDRMEVIRLSGYITEEKMAIAKRHLWPKQLEKAGVDKATLGISDGALRAVIEGYAREAGVRQLEKQLGKLVRKAVVKLLDAPGTPIKIGTKDLEAALGMPVFRSEQVLSGKGVITGLAWTSMGGATLPIEATRIHTLNRGFKLTGQLGEVMKESAEIAYSYVSSNLKQYGADPTFFDEAFVHLHVPEGATPKDGPSAGVTMASALLSLARNQAPKKGVAMTGELTLTGHVLPIGGVREKVIAARRQKIHELILPEPNRGNFEELPDYLKQGLTVHFAKRFSDVAKVLF, encoded by the coding sequence ATGAGCAACCAGCAGGACTTCCCCGAGAATCCCTCCGAACACCTGGAAAGCGAACACATCGAGCATTCGACTCACTCCAGCACCGAACTGACCCTGCCCGGGCAAAACCTGCCGGACAAGGTGTACATCATCCCGATCCACAACCGGCCGTTTTTCCCGGCGCAGGTGTTGCCGGTCATCGTCAACGAAGAGCCCTGGGCCGAAACCCTGGACCTGGTGGCCAAGACCCCGCATCACTCGCTGGCGTTGTTCTTCATGGAAACGCCGCCGGAAGACACTCGGCATTTCGACACCTCCAACCTGCCGCTGTACGGCACCTTGGTAAAGATCCACCACGCCAGCAAAGAGAACGGCAAGCTGCAGTTTGTCGCCCAGGGCCTGTCCCGGGTGCGCATCCGCACCTGGCTCAAGCATCATCGCCCGCCCTACCTGGTCGAGGTCGAATACCCGCACCAGCCCAGCGAGCCGACCGACGAGGTCAAGGCCTACGGCATGGCGTTGATCAATGCGATCAAGGAACTGTTGCCGCTCAACCCGCTGTACAGCGAGGAGCTGAAAAACTACCTCAACCGCTTCAGCCCCAACGACCCGTCGCCGTTGACCGACTTCGCCGCCGCCCTGACTTCGGCCACAGGCCCCGAGCTGCAACAGGTGCTGGACTGCGTGCCGATGCTCAAGCGCATGGAAAAAGTGCTGCCCATGCTGCGCAAGGAGGTCGAGGTCGCGCATCTGCAAAAAGAGATCTCTGCGGAAGTGAACCGGCAGATCGGCGAACATCAGCGCGAGTTTTTCCTGAAAGAACAACTCAAGGTTATCCAGCAGGAGCTGGGCCTGACCAAGGACGACCGCAGCGCCGACGTCGAACAATTCCAGCAGCGTCTGGAGGGCAAGACCCTACCCGCCCAGGCGAAAAAACGCATCGACGAAGAGATGGGCAAGCTGGGCATCCTGGAAACCGGCTCGCCGGAGTACGCCGTTACCCGCAACTACCTGGATTGGGCCACCGCCCTGCCCTGGGGCGTGTACGGCAAGGACAAACTGGACCTCAAGCACGCACGCAAGGTGCTCGACCAGCATCACGCGGGGCTGGATGACATCAAGACACGCATCCTGGAGTTCCTCGCGGTAGGCGCCTATAAGGGTGAGATCGCCGGTTCCATCGTGCTGCTGGTGGGGCCGCCGGGCGTGGGCAAGACCAGCGTCGGCAAGTCCATCGCGCAATCCCTGGGCCGGCCGTTCTATCGCTTCAGCGTCGGCGGCATGCGTGACGAGGCCGAGATCAAGGGCCACCGGCGCACCTACATCGGCGCCCAACCGGGCAAGCTGGTGCAGGCGTTGAAAGACGTCGAGGTGATGAACCCGGTGATCATGCTCGACGAAATCGACAAGATGGGCCAGAGCTTCCAGGGCGACCCAGCCTCGGCGCTGCTGGAAACCCTGGACCCGGAACAGAACGTCGACTTCCTGGACCACTACCTGGACCTGCGCCTGGACCTGTCCAAGGTGCTGTTCGTGTGCACCGCCAACACCTTGGACTCGATCCCCGGGCCGTTGCTGGACCGCATGGAAGTGATCCGCCTGTCGGGCTACATCACCGAAGAAAAAATGGCCATCGCCAAGCGCCACCTGTGGCCCAAGCAGCTGGAAAAAGCCGGCGTAGACAAGGCCACCCTGGGCATCAGCGACGGCGCCCTGCGCGCGGTGATCGAAGGCTATGCCCGCGAAGCCGGGGTGCGCCAGCTGGAGAAACAGCTAGGCAAACTGGTGCGCAAGGCCGTGGTCAAACTGCTCGACGCCCCGGGCACGCCAATCAAAATCGGCACCAAGGACCTGGAAGCCGCCCTGGGCATGCCGGTGTTCCGCAGCGAGCAAGTGCTGTCGGGCAAGGGCGTGATCACCGGCCTTGCCTGGACCAGCATGGGCGGCGCCACCCTACCGATCGAAGCCACGCGCATCCACACGCTGAACCGCGGCTTCAAGCTGACCGGGCAATTGGGTGAGGTGATGAAGGAGTCGGCAGAGATCGCCTACAGCTATGTCAGCTCCAACCTCAAGCAATACGGGGCGGATCCGACCTTCTTCGACGAAGCCTTCGTGCACCTGCACGTACCGGAAGGCGCCACGCCCAAGGACGGCCCGAGTGCCGGGGTGACCATGGCCAGCGCCCTGCTGTCCCTGGCCCGCAACCAGGCGCCGAAAAAAGGCGTGGCCATGACCGGCGAACTGACCCTGACCGGGCACGTGCTGCCCATTGGTGGCGTGCGCGAGAAGGTGATTGCCGCGCGGCGCCAGAAGATCCATGAGCTGATCCTGCCGGAGCCCAACCGTGGCAACTTCGAAGAGCTGCCGGACTACCTGAAACAGGGCCTGACCGTGCACTTCGCCAAGCGCTTCTCTGACGTCGCAAAAGTGTTGTTCTGA
- a CDS encoding methylamine utilization protein has protein sequence MRKVLIAVLTLLALLPVAADVQAASLDAQMLDQDGKPLRNAVLTLSGNGLKAPVAGKADMDQHDKQFAPHVLVVHTGTQVKFPNSDDIRHQVYSFSEPKRFELRLYQGTPSQPLLFDKPGVVVLGCNIHDTMLGYVYVTADPVFAVSDDKGRIHLADLAPGQYTATLWHPQSADLRTQPAGDIQVPAAGLKQSFKVTVQPATGEAMGDMDGMDMSEHSQSDFGNAFDQAAREPAK, from the coding sequence ATGCGCAAAGTGCTGATTGCTGTTTTGACCCTGTTGGCCCTGCTGCCAGTGGCTGCCGACGTCCAGGCGGCGAGCCTGGACGCGCAAATGCTCGACCAGGACGGCAAGCCGCTGCGCAACGCGGTGTTGACCTTGAGCGGCAATGGCCTCAAGGCGCCGGTTGCCGGCAAGGCCGACATGGACCAGCACGACAAGCAGTTCGCGCCCCATGTGTTGGTGGTGCACACCGGCACACAGGTCAAGTTCCCCAACAGCGATGACATCCGCCACCAGGTCTATTCGTTCTCCGAACCCAAGCGTTTCGAGTTGCGCCTCTATCAAGGCACGCCCAGCCAACCCCTATTGTTCGATAAGCCAGGCGTGGTGGTGCTGGGGTGCAACATTCACGACACCATGCTTGGCTACGTCTACGTGACCGCCGACCCAGTGTTTGCCGTGAGTGACGACAAGGGGCGCATCCACCTGGCCGACCTTGCGCCCGGGCAGTACACCGCGACCCTGTGGCACCCGCAATCGGCCGACCTGCGTACCCAGCCTGCGGGCGACATCCAGGTGCCCGCCGCGGGGCTTAAACAAAGTTTCAAGGTGACGGTGCAACCCGCCACTGGCGAGGCAATGGGTGACATGGATGGCATGGACATGAGCGAACACTCACAGAGCGACTTTGGCAATGCCTTTGATCAAGCTGCCCGTGAACCTGCGAAATAG
- a CDS encoding bifunctional diguanylate cyclase/phosphodiesterase: MNLRNSFQARIACVLILLLMVVIGALTFAVKGATNEAVRAQANEQLEVGARVFERLLDARGRRLRDGVQVLAQDFGFRDAVASGDSATIRSALVNHGMRINASDVFLLGMDGRVLSSTLDSVAVGTPFRFDQALRDMRRSKQSMLIVPLAGQPHLLVEAPVMAPLPIARVVMGFSMDSAFAQELRSMTNLQVSFLAIDNAQPGALVSTQPAGLLGSLSIWMQGNQKAHGVTLTVFGGENYLSQPVLLGNDSSGQGQVVALLQSPLDEAMRAFAPLDQNILGISLLALLASLVGALLLARSVSQPVQALAQAAGRIRKGDYQTPLQMTRSDELGLLATAFNQMQEGIAEREQLIAHNALHDSLTGLPNRALAMERLGSAIAAQRPVALLYLGIDNLRSLSENGGPAFVDSLLQRVSQRLLAAVRPGDTVAHLIADEFLLLLEGIDSDSAVAMADQVQQLLLKPQRIGGHDIAIDCRIGIAAYPADGVTCDELLARAAIAMKDAADIPGRLQVYEHGRDLAHQRQISLIRDLRRAAANGELLLNYQPKLDIRQGRVRQAEALLRWQHPQFGMVSPAEFIELAERTGSIQSLTRWVIGEGIRQLSEWNKRGMRVQLSLNISADDLHGQDLAEQVTRVLKQHNVPAEQLIFEITESAVMREPESALKVLNRLRECGISLSVDDFGTGYSSLAHLKRLPVQELKIDQSFVRNLDETSEDAVIVRSTIEMSHNLGLKVVAEGVEYEHSLRLLERWHCDTAQGYLISRPLTAAAFEAWVKQPLTTPFAMVH; this comes from the coding sequence GTGAACCTGCGAAATAGCTTCCAGGCGCGCATCGCCTGCGTATTGATCCTGCTGTTGATGGTAGTGATCGGTGCGTTGACGTTTGCAGTCAAGGGGGCCACCAACGAAGCCGTGCGTGCCCAGGCCAATGAACAGCTGGAGGTAGGTGCGCGGGTATTCGAGCGCTTGCTCGATGCCCGCGGGCGCCGCCTGCGCGATGGCGTGCAGGTGCTGGCGCAGGATTTCGGTTTTCGCGATGCGGTGGCCAGTGGCGATTCGGCCACCATCCGCTCGGCACTGGTCAACCACGGCATGCGCATCAATGCCAGTGACGTGTTCCTGCTGGGCATGGACGGTCGGGTGCTGTCGAGCACCCTGGACAGTGTCGCGGTTGGCACACCGTTCCGCTTTGACCAGGCCCTGCGCGACATGCGCCGCAGCAAGCAATCGATGTTGATCGTGCCGTTGGCCGGGCAACCGCACTTGCTGGTGGAGGCGCCGGTGATGGCGCCCCTGCCGATCGCCCGGGTGGTGATGGGCTTCAGCATGGACAGCGCGTTCGCCCAGGAACTGCGCTCGATGACCAACTTGCAGGTATCGTTCCTGGCCATCGACAATGCCCAACCGGGCGCGTTGGTCAGTACCCAGCCGGCCGGCTTGCTGGGCAGCCTGAGTATCTGGATGCAGGGCAATCAGAAAGCCCATGGCGTCACCCTGACTGTCTTTGGTGGTGAGAACTACCTCAGCCAGCCGGTGCTGCTGGGCAACGACAGCAGCGGTCAAGGCCAGGTCGTCGCGTTGCTGCAAAGCCCGCTGGACGAAGCGATGCGCGCCTTCGCCCCGCTGGACCAGAACATCCTCGGCATCTCGTTGCTGGCCTTGCTGGCATCTTTGGTCGGCGCGTTGTTGCTGGCACGCAGCGTTTCGCAACCGGTGCAGGCCTTGGCCCAAGCCGCCGGGCGCATCCGCAAGGGTGACTACCAGACGCCTCTGCAAATGACCCGCAGCGACGAGTTGGGCCTGTTGGCCACCGCTTTCAACCAGATGCAGGAGGGCATCGCCGAACGTGAGCAACTGATCGCCCACAACGCCTTGCACGACAGCCTGACGGGCCTGCCCAACCGCGCGTTGGCCATGGAGCGCCTGGGCAGTGCAATCGCCGCGCAACGGCCGGTGGCCTTGCTGTACCTGGGCATCGATAACCTGCGCTCGCTCAGTGAAAACGGTGGGCCGGCCTTTGTCGACAGCCTGTTGCAACGGGTTAGCCAACGCCTTCTGGCAGCAGTTCGCCCGGGCGATACCGTGGCGCACCTGATTGCCGACGAGTTCCTGTTGCTGCTTGAAGGCATCGACAGCGACAGCGCGGTGGCCATGGCCGACCAGGTGCAGCAATTGCTGCTCAAGCCCCAGCGTATTGGCGGGCACGACATCGCCATCGATTGCCGTATCGGTATCGCGGCCTATCCTGCCGATGGCGTGACCTGCGACGAGTTACTGGCCCGCGCCGCCATCGCCATGAAAGACGCTGCCGACATACCCGGTCGCCTGCAGGTGTATGAGCACGGCCGCGACCTGGCGCACCAGCGCCAGATCAGCTTGATCCGTGACTTGCGCCGCGCCGCGGCGAACGGCGAACTGTTGCTCAACTATCAACCCAAGCTCGACATCCGCCAGGGCAGGGTGCGCCAGGCCGAGGCCTTGTTGCGTTGGCAGCACCCGCAGTTCGGCATGGTCTCGCCGGCTGAGTTCATCGAGCTGGCCGAGCGTACCGGCAGCATCCAGAGCCTGACGCGCTGGGTGATCGGCGAGGGCATCCGGCAGTTGAGCGAATGGAACAAGCGCGGCATGCGCGTGCAGTTGTCGTTGAACATTTCCGCCGATGACCTGCATGGCCAGGACCTGGCCGAGCAGGTGACGCGAGTGCTCAAGCAGCACAACGTGCCGGCCGAGCAACTGATTTTCGAGATCACCGAAAGCGCCGTGATGCGTGAGCCGGAATCGGCGCTCAAGGTGCTCAACCGTCTGCGCGAGTGCGGCATCAGCCTGTCGGTGGATGACTTCGGCACCGGCTATTCATCGCTGGCCCACCTTAAGCGCCTGCCGGTGCAAGAGCTCAAGATCGACCAGTCCTTTGTGCGCAACCTGGATGAAACAAGCGAAGACGCGGTGATCGTGCGCTCCACCATCGAGATGAGCCACAACCTGGGGCTCAAGGTGGTGGCCGAGGGCGTCGAATACGAACATAGCCTGCGCTTACTCGAGCGCTGGCACTGCGATACCGCCCAGGGTTACCTGATCAGCCGGCCGCTCACTGCGGCGGCGTTCGAGGCCTGGGTCAAACAACCGCTCACCACCCCGTTTGCCATGGTTCATTGA
- a CDS encoding DUF3034 family protein → MKFRVSFVLCSLALGWVAPVLADQGRLLATGGASSIEGAAGGGITPWAVLAGYGEQGEWGATVFGTTVNLPDYRLDVVGMAASYDNRIEVSYARQRFDLGSLVHKLGLPEDSLSQDVFGLKVRLFGDLIYDDLPQVSLGLEYKHQRDFLIPSLVGAKRDHDVEGYLAASRLFLGAAFGYDLLVNGNLRYSRANELGVLGFGGDRRDTRSVLKEGSVAVMFNPRWAMGVEYREKPDNLSFSGESDWADVFVGWFPTKHVAFVLAYARLGEIATLDNQNGTYLSVQGSF, encoded by the coding sequence ATGAAATTCAGAGTTTCCTTTGTGTTGTGTTCATTGGCGTTGGGGTGGGTTGCTCCGGTGCTGGCCGATCAGGGGCGCTTGTTGGCTACCGGGGGTGCATCCAGTATCGAAGGCGCGGCGGGTGGCGGCATCACGCCGTGGGCGGTGCTGGCCGGGTACGGCGAGCAGGGCGAGTGGGGCGCCACGGTGTTCGGCACCACGGTCAACCTGCCGGACTACCGCCTGGACGTGGTGGGCATGGCGGCCAGTTATGACAACCGCATTGAAGTGTCCTATGCCCGTCAGCGCTTTGACTTGGGCTCGCTGGTGCACAAGCTCGGCCTGCCCGAAGACAGCCTCAGCCAAGACGTGTTCGGCCTCAAGGTGCGCCTGTTTGGCGACCTGATCTACGACGACTTGCCGCAAGTGTCGCTGGGCCTTGAGTACAAGCACCAGCGCGATTTCCTGATCCCGAGCCTGGTGGGCGCCAAGCGCGACCACGACGTGGAAGGCTACCTGGCCGCCAGCCGGTTGTTCCTCGGCGCGGCGTTTGGCTACGACCTGCTGGTGAACGGCAACCTGCGCTACAGCCGGGCCAACGAGCTGGGCGTGCTGGGGTTTGGCGGCGACCGGCGTGACACGCGCAGCGTGCTCAAGGAAGGCTCGGTGGCCGTGATGTTCAACCCGCGTTGGGCCATGGGCGTGGAGTATCGAGAAAAGCCGGACAACCTGTCGTTCTCGGGTGAAAGCGATTGGGCCGATGTGTTCGTCGGCTGGTTCCCGACCAAGCATGTAGCCTTTGTGCTGGCATATGCCCGCCTGGGCGAGATCGCCACCCTGGACAACCAGAACGGCACCTACCTGTCCGTGCAGGGGAGTTTCTGA